A single window of Nicotiana sylvestris chromosome 3, ASM39365v2, whole genome shotgun sequence DNA harbors:
- the LOC104218298 gene encoding protein EXORDIUM-like 3, which yields MPHYYLHRRPVTPVPAIFCFLGVFLFFFLGPLPVNGWRPWPNQKPNATELIYGGSKKYEGSSEFVHLKYHMGPVLTANITVYPIWYGRWGKSQKRIIRDFISSFSAYDSKPPSVAGWWKTVQLYTDQTGANISRNVHLGEEKNDRFYSHGKSLTRLTVQSVIKSAVTARTRPLPLNPKSGVYLLLTSDDVYVQDFCQNVCGFHYFTFPSIVGYTLPYAWVGNSAKLCPGTCAYPFSVPNYMPGFKAVKSPNNDVGVDGMISVIAHEIAELSTNPLVNAWYAGQDPSFPVEIADLCEGIYGTGGGGSYTGQMMNDKEGATYNMNGLRRKFLVQWVWNHILNYCTGPNALDQ from the coding sequence ATGCCCCATTATTACCTTCACCGCCGGCCGGTTACTCCGGTGCCGGCAATATTTTGTTTTCTCGgagtttttttattctttttcttggGCCCTTTGCCTGTTAATGGGTGGCGTCCATGGCCCAACCAAAAGCCCAACGCCACCGAGTTAATCTACGGCGGGTCTAAAAAATATGAGGGCTCGTCGGAGTTTGTCCATTTGAAGTATCATATGGGCCCTGTTCTCACTGCAAATATTACCGTTTATCCCATTTGGTACGGACGGTGGGGAAAGTCCCAGAAGCGTATTATACGCGATTTCATCAGCTCATTCTCTGCCTACGATTCTAAGCCGCCTTCCGTTGCCGGTTGGTGGAAAACGGTCCAGCTTTACACTGATCAGACCGGAGCCAATATCTCCCGTAATGTCCACCTCGGCGAAGAGAAAAACGACCGGTTTTACTCTCACGGTAAATCCTTAACCCGGTTAACTGTACAGTCAGTGATAAAATCCGCCGTTACAGCTCGTACCCGACCGTTACCGTTAAACCCGAAAAGTGGCGTCTACTTATTGCTCACTTCTGATGACGTGTACGTTCAGGATTTTTGCCAAAACGTTTGCGGATTCCATTACTTCACTTTCCCGTCCATCGTCGGGTACACTTTGCCGTACGCTTGGGTGGGTAACTCCGCCAAGCTTTGTCCGGGTACTTGTGCGTACCCGTTTTCCGTACCGAATTACATGCCGGGTTTTAAAGCCGTGAAGTCACCCAACAACGACGTTGGAGTTGACGGAATGATAAGCGTGATAGCTCATGAGATTGCTGAGCTATCAACGAACCCGTTAGTAAACGCGTGGTATGCGGGTCAGGACCCGAGTTTTCCGGTGGAAATAGCGGATCTTTGTGAAGGGATTTACGGTACCGGCGGCGGCGGGTCGTACACCGGACAAATGATGAACGATAAAGAGGGTGCCACGTATAATATGAATGGGTTAAGAAGAAAGTTTTTGGTTCAGTGGGTTTGGAACCATATTCTGAATTATTGCACTGGCCCTAATGCACTTGATCAGTAA